A genome region from Hevea brasiliensis isolate MT/VB/25A 57/8 chromosome 9, ASM3005281v1, whole genome shotgun sequence includes the following:
- the LOC131182811 gene encoding 17.5 kDa class I heat shock protein-like — MPDQHRLKEVDDSKWFCLNGTSHLNSSSFSSQFGFTDPFSITMYWQETTFVVTANLQGVKDEDVKVEIRGRNVLLITVGGGRPNCMKSCQLPYNVNVEMTTTSISNGVLIVKVPKESDDQQSKHIPHVAAHFSRRSFGSFFS; from the exons ATGCCTGATCAGCACAGACTCAA GGAAGTCGATGATTCCAAGTGGTTTTGTTTGAATGGAACCAGTCATCTTAATTCAAGCAGTTTCAGCAGTCAGTTCGGCTTTACTGATCCCTTCTCAATCACA ATGTATTGGCAAGAAACAACCTTCGTTGTCACCGCAAATCTCCAGGGAGTCAAGGATGAAGACGTTAAGGTTGAGATCAGAGGCAGAAATGTGTTGCTGATCACTGTTGGTGGAGGTCGTCCAAATTGCATGAAGAGCTGCCAGTTGCCATACAATGTGAATGTGGAGATGACCACTACTTCCATTAGCAATGGCGTTCTCATTGTCAAGGTGCCAAAGGAAAGTGATGATCAGCAGAGCAAACACATCCCCCATGTGGCTGCTCATTTCTCTAGACGCAGCTTTGGTAGCTTCTTCAGCTAA
- the LOC110640627 gene encoding F-box protein At5g07610 isoform X1, with protein MKKGRFLGPAEEKMTSNSAATVAETDDLLIEILTRVPTKPLLKFKCVSKRWLSLISNPQFGASHFLFQQRLNPSPTALLINDFYYNAPNFHIIPLNTEKLHLSFDYLNFPHVHIHQSSNGLLLLCSSFLVSPTEKFLPDYHSGVYRCSSVVTDDDRGFVYFLCNPTTRQFKRISFPSPLKQKLRIPYPLLYYQHHVMCICVAFDPKRSPYYKIIVMLKMIKSTVEIYTYSSETDSWTSRTTDVTDLCIDGEFSPIKLGIGFYSGFYCNGAIHWFRNIGIASVVYFDIDNEIFKKLPLPPELNVWYFGESLGLLYVIGYRNSSPPLDYVVLEMGADYSEWLVKYDINLESLRSESPELSWNIYKALSIIRGKDEKESVMVILVDGVVMTYKVSDGTSKTIFDLEWEILIGRAGTHIMIQSIKCATERLCRDTEEQDAETDFF; from the exons ATGAAAAAGGGCAGATTTCTAGGGCCTGCCGAAGAGAAGATGACCTCGAATTCGGCGGCGACGGTGGCCGAGACAGATGATCTTTTGATCGAAATTCTCACCCGAGTACCCACTAAACCACTGCTCAAGTTTAAATGTGTGTCCAAGCGATGGCTATCTTTGATTTCAAATCCCCAATTCGGTGCCTCCCACTTTCTGTTTCAACAGAGATTGAATCCCTCGCCCACTGCTCTCTTGATCAATGACTTCTACTATAACGCTCCCAATTTCCACATCATCCCTCTAAATACAGAAAAGCTTCATCTTTCCTTCGATTATCTGAACTTTCCTCACGTCCATATTCACCAATCATCCAATGGCTTGCTTCTCCTCTGTTCTAGCTTTCTGGTCAGCCCCACCGAGAAGTTCTTGCCTGATTACCACAGTGGGGTCTACCGTTGTAGCTCTGTGGTTACTGATGACGATCGTGGGTTCGTATATTTTCTCTGTAATCCCACTACTAGACAATTCAAGAGAATCTCTTTTCCTAGTCCTCTGAAGCAAAAATTGAGAATTCCTTATCCTCTCCTTTACTATCAGCATCATGTGATGTGTATTTGCGTGGCTTTTGATCCTAAACGATCGCCATACTACAAGATCATCGTCATGCTCAAAATGATTAAGAGTACTGTTGAAATTTATACGTATTCATCTGAGACTGATTCCTGGACTTCACGAACAACAGATGTAACAGACCTGTGTATCGATGGCGAATTCTCACCAATAAAATTAGGAATCGGCTTTTACAGTGGGTTTTATTGTAATGGTGCGATTCATTGGTTCAGAAACATTGGAATTGCATCAGTGGTCTACTTTGATATTGATAATGAGATATTCAAGAAATTGCCTTTACCTCCTGAGTTGAATGTGTGGTACTTTGGGGAGTCTCTTGGTCTTCTGTATGTTATAGGTTACAGAAATTCTTCTCCCCCTTTAGATTATGTTGTTTTGGAGATGGGAGCAGACTATTCTGAATGGCTTGTGAAGTATGACATTAATCTTGAATCCCTGAGAAGCGAATCTCCTGAACTAAGCTGGAATATCTATAAAGCATTGAGCATCATTCGCGGCAAAGATGAAAAAGAGTCTGTGATGGTGATATTAGTGGATGGTGTAGTAATGACCTATAAAGTTTCAGATGGGACATCCAAAACAATTTTTGATCTAGAGTGGGAAATTCTTATTGGCAG GGCAGGTACACATATAATGATACAAAGCATCAAGTGTGCAACAGAGAGGTTATGCCGGGATACAGAGGAGCAGGATGCGGAGACTGATTTTTTTTAA
- the LOC110640627 gene encoding F-box protein At5g07610 isoform X2 → MKKGRFLGPAEEKMTSNSAATVAETDDLLIEILTRVPTKPLLKFKCVSKRWLSLISNPQFGASHFLFQQRLNPSPTALLINDFYYNAPNFHIIPLNTEKLHLSFDYLNFPHVHIHQSSNGLLLLCSSFLVSPTEKFLPDYHSGVYRCSSVVTDDDRGFVYFLCNPTTRQFKRISFPSPLKQKLRIPYPLLYYQHHVMCICVAFDPKRSPYYKIIVMLKMIKSTVEIYTYSSETDSWTSRTTDVTDLCIDGEFSPIKLGIGFYSGFYCNGAIHWFRNIGIASVVYFDIDNEIFKKLPLPPELNVWYFGESLGLLYVIGYRNSSPPLDYVVLEMGADYSEWLVKYDINLESLRSESPELSWNIYKALSIIRGKDEKESVMVILVDGVVMTYKVSDGTSKTIFDLEWEILIGRCTQHISSPYQYLETLYCV, encoded by the coding sequence ATGAAAAAGGGCAGATTTCTAGGGCCTGCCGAAGAGAAGATGACCTCGAATTCGGCGGCGACGGTGGCCGAGACAGATGATCTTTTGATCGAAATTCTCACCCGAGTACCCACTAAACCACTGCTCAAGTTTAAATGTGTGTCCAAGCGATGGCTATCTTTGATTTCAAATCCCCAATTCGGTGCCTCCCACTTTCTGTTTCAACAGAGATTGAATCCCTCGCCCACTGCTCTCTTGATCAATGACTTCTACTATAACGCTCCCAATTTCCACATCATCCCTCTAAATACAGAAAAGCTTCATCTTTCCTTCGATTATCTGAACTTTCCTCACGTCCATATTCACCAATCATCCAATGGCTTGCTTCTCCTCTGTTCTAGCTTTCTGGTCAGCCCCACCGAGAAGTTCTTGCCTGATTACCACAGTGGGGTCTACCGTTGTAGCTCTGTGGTTACTGATGACGATCGTGGGTTCGTATATTTTCTCTGTAATCCCACTACTAGACAATTCAAGAGAATCTCTTTTCCTAGTCCTCTGAAGCAAAAATTGAGAATTCCTTATCCTCTCCTTTACTATCAGCATCATGTGATGTGTATTTGCGTGGCTTTTGATCCTAAACGATCGCCATACTACAAGATCATCGTCATGCTCAAAATGATTAAGAGTACTGTTGAAATTTATACGTATTCATCTGAGACTGATTCCTGGACTTCACGAACAACAGATGTAACAGACCTGTGTATCGATGGCGAATTCTCACCAATAAAATTAGGAATCGGCTTTTACAGTGGGTTTTATTGTAATGGTGCGATTCATTGGTTCAGAAACATTGGAATTGCATCAGTGGTCTACTTTGATATTGATAATGAGATATTCAAGAAATTGCCTTTACCTCCTGAGTTGAATGTGTGGTACTTTGGGGAGTCTCTTGGTCTTCTGTATGTTATAGGTTACAGAAATTCTTCTCCCCCTTTAGATTATGTTGTTTTGGAGATGGGAGCAGACTATTCTGAATGGCTTGTGAAGTATGACATTAATCTTGAATCCCTGAGAAGCGAATCTCCTGAACTAAGCTGGAATATCTATAAAGCATTGAGCATCATTCGCGGCAAAGATGAAAAAGAGTCTGTGATGGTGATATTAGTGGATGGTGTAGTAATGACCTATAAAGTTTCAGATGGGACATCCAAAACAATTTTTGATCTAGAGTGGGAAATTCTTATTGGCAGGTGCACACAACATATTAGTAGTCCATATCAGTACCTCGAGACCCTCTATTGTGTTTGA